The segment GTCTTGTGGCAAATTAGTAAACCCCTAAGCAAACTTATGTACCAAAGTGATACCTCAGCTCAGCTACTACTGGTAGTAGTATTTCTGTTACACATTCTTTAATTTACAAGCACAAAACTCCAAACCAAGGCCTCTGATGACAAAACAATCAGTAGGACTAAAACctatttattatcttatttgtaTATAATCTCTGATCACATCACATCCACCTTCTCCGGCAACTCTACTCCACCAGCTAAATCACTAGAAGCAAACAGTTTCACGGCAAACACAGGATTCGAACCATACTTTAACCTCGCTTCAGCAAAGCTCGGAGCAAGAACTGTTCCCATCCATTGATCAACAACGTTCCTCCCTTCTTCCCCCGATGACCAAGAAGCCGCAAGAATATGAACCATCACTTCGTCATCAATCTCTAAACTTGTTTCAGGTCCAAAGCACAGCTTAAAATGTGAAACGATCTTCTCTTGAATGCTTTTGGCTAACCCATCGAAATCAACCTGCTTGAACGTCACCGTTCCGTCTACTTGTTCAATGAAACCATCTAACCAAGCTTTTGCGTCTTCTGTTTCATGATCAAAGCTAACTCCTGTCTCATCCACTGGTAGATTCAGATCAAGATACGAACGTTGCACCTTCTCTGGACGCAGCTCTGTTTCTTCACCATGTTTTCTCTTCTTTACAGTATCACTACCAGTATCAGCTAACTTAATCTGCAGTTTCCAGCTTCTCGCGCTGAGAACTCTTTCCTCAGAAAACTTCACAGGCTCAAAAGTTACATGATCTTTCTCCTTGGCGATACTAGAAGTTGCAAGAACAATCACATTCTTCATACTGATCACTCTTCCATGCGAGTCACGGAGTTTCCCTGTACTTACAGCTTCAGACAATCTGCTCTGATCAGGGAACTCGGCTTTTTCCACGTTTTCAAGAAACACTACAGAGTGTGGTTTCTTTGATAGTTCTCCGGCTAGGTAATCAACTACTGTCTTTCCTCTGAACTTGTCATCAAGATAAGAGTGTTCTCCCCCGAAATCCACAGAGATACAGTTGTCTTGGCTACCAAAGAAGACTTCAGACAGAACCGACGCTACTTTCTTCTTCCCAACTCTATCTGGTCCAAGAAGAGCCAGCCAAATTCCACATGTACCGTTTTTTCTCATGGACTCGCTTTTGCATTCGCAGATAGTTTGGCTAATGGCATTCACAGCTTCGGTCTGGTAAGAGACTTTACGAGAGAGTAACTCTCTAAGAGACTTGAAATCATTCTGATACTTATGTTCTAAGGAAGAGTTTAGAGTCACCATTGTGTTTGTATCCTGGCTTTTTGACGCATAGATTACTCCCAACCCTAAATCTGTAGTCACACAGCTCAAAGGAGAACCGACAGTACGGTTAGACACCGATGCGGTGAGATCGTCCTTTTGTTTTGGACTAGAGATTGGCTGATTCAGCAGTTTACGCGTCTCAAGAGAGCTTTCAGGAGTCTTAACTGGGAACTGGGGACTCACTGGCGGCAAACCGAGTTTAGGAACCGTTGGAGTTTGATGGATACTTTGGCATATGCTGTCCCATTTCTTCTGTAGAGCTGTGGTCTGAGAAGCTAATGTGTTTGTGTCATCTGTAGCCTGCACTGAATAATAAGCAAAAACTCTCTCAAGATAGTTTGAATTTACAACATTACATATGAAATGCAAATGAGGAAGAAGTTGGTAGAAACGAACCTTAGTGCTGCTCGTTGGTCCCTTGTCTAACTCGGACTCAGCAGCACGTAACCAAGAGGGTAACTTCTCAGAACATTGTTCAGACGTAGAGAGACTTGAACTTGCCTTGACAACGGCAGCTACTTCTTGCAGATACTTCTCGTTGCAGAGGTGGCATCTGGGGAGCGTCTGATTCACTGTGCCACTCAATGGTACTCTATAATCTGATGTAGAGGAAAAGAACCCTCCAAATGGAACAAAAGATCCCATCAAGCTGTAAGCAACAGACACATTGTTTTGAACAAAGACAGAACATCAGTATTGTCTGCTTCCAGACAGATGGGAAGGATAAAGCTGAGAAAGAAGTGGCATTATAGTGGATacgttataaaatatttgagattatgtttttttttttaaatctgattTATGTGGcttaaattgtttaatttattataattcgGTTTAAATCGGTCTAACAcagttaaataaatttaaactgaTATAAGTCGGATAAATTAAGGTTAGAGAAAATCCACAAATTTGTCCGATTATTTTTTCTATATCTAAATGCTTATAGTTtgtcaaaataatattacaattaaACCCAAAAGATCAAAATGttgaatataaaaccaaatatataataaataaactaataatttattaatgtttAGGCTCCTCCTAGCTTCGAATTATGCTTATGCAAATCCTCTAGTTACGGTCACTTATACAGTCTAAAAGTGAATGCATATTGCAAAAGCATGTACCTTGATTTTGGTCTTGAGGATGTGAttggaagaagatgaaggtCCCAATCCTTATCGACCGTAGGAAACCGATCCACAAGCTTCTTGTAAGTCTCGTTGCTCGATGCACATCCAATGAACCAAAGTTTATCACTTCGATGTTTCAACAAATCCGACAGCTTCGTCACCAAACTCTCCAAAACATTGGACGAAGTTTCACTCTCGGTTAGAATCTTCAACTCTCCCAGATTAAGCATCATCAACCCCGATGATCTCGAGCCATCTCCCTCTGCGGCTCTTACTAAATCATCAAGCTTCACACCAATCTCCTCGTC is part of the Raphanus sativus cultivar WK10039 chromosome 5, ASM80110v3, whole genome shotgun sequence genome and harbors:
- the LOC108859982 gene encoding protein SMAX1-LIKE 6; its protein translation is MPTPVNTARECLTEEAARALNDAVLVARRRSHAQTTSLHAVSALLAMPSSILREVCLSRASRSTPYSSGLQFRALELCVGVSLDRLPSSKSSSEEEGGGGEDPPVSNSLMAAIKRSQANQRRHPESYHLHQIHGGCQTTTVLKVELKYFVLSILDDPIVNRVFTDAGFRSSEIKLDVLHPPVTQLSSRFSGDRFPPPPRLFLCNLSFGGGSSENCRRIGQVLCRKEKRNPLLVGNCANEALKTFTDAIDSGNQTFLPPEVSGLSIVSIEKEINEVLADGSRTDEEIGVKLDDLVRAAEGDGSRSSGLMMLNLGELKILTESETSSNVLESLVTKLSDLLKHRSDKLWFIGCASSNETYKKLVDRFPTVDKDWDLHLLPITSSRPKSSLMGSFVPFGGFFSSTSDYRVPLSGTVNQTLPRCHLCNEKYLQEVAAVVKASSSLSTSEQCSEKLPSWLRAAESELDKGPTSSTKATDDTNTLASQTTALQKKWDSICQSIHQTPTVPKLGLPPVSPQFPVKTPESSLETRKLLNQPISSPKQKDDLTASVSNRTVGSPLSCVTTDLGLGVIYASKSQDTNTMVTLNSSLEHKYQNDFKSLRELLSRKVSYQTEAVNAISQTICECKSESMRKNGTCGIWLALLGPDRVGKKKVASVLSEVFFGSQDNCISVDFGGEHSYLDDKFRGKTVVDYLAGELSKKPHSVVFLENVEKAEFPDQSRLSEAVSTGKLRDSHGRVISMKNVIVLATSSIAKEKDHVTFEPVKFSEERVLSARSWKLQIKLADTGSDTVKKRKHGEETELRPEKVQRSYLDLNLPVDETGVSFDHETEDAKAWLDGFIEQVDGTVTFKQVDFDGLAKSIQEKIVSHFKLCFGPETSLEIDDEVMVHILAASWSSGEEGRNVVDQWMGTVLAPSFAEARLKYGSNPVFAVKLFASSDLAGGVELPEKVDVM